The following coding sequences lie in one Thermodesulforhabdaceae bacterium genomic window:
- a CDS encoding glycosyltransferase, with protein MGSESSKKRARCSIIIPVFNKVDLTKQCVDALLKHISESFLELIIVDDHSSDGTANYLKYLSKRYPFIKTLRNERNRGFSYTCNRGASIAKGDYLVFLNNDTIPLPGWLEALVEVAEKDEKIAVVGAKLLYPNGTIQHAGVTFQNLVFPVTPMHIYHGSHCNFPYANVERDYDAVTGACILVRKKVFEEIGRFDESFVTGYEDMDFCLKVREAGYRVVYTPKSVLYHFVSSSPGRFDHEISNVRIFNSRWIGKVNYAIKREPRVSIIIVNYNGWNDTLEALSSLFIKERYERFNVIIVDNASKMDRSEEIKLLCNKFRSSFFLADEDVSTRIDFNREVFVKKLDTNKGFGGGCNEGIKMALSWGADYVWLLNNDTLIGDLALYYLISAAEQSLSVAIVGSKLHCYPEIEKVQFDGISVSYRGIKSDSKNREQLMNVDAVCGASMLIRADFLRVHGLLREDYFLYFEDNEICRRALLKGLYVMYNPLSVVYHKGGGSIGEFMESPNSIYYGIRNALFFHEEFMNNKISEVLNLLESSMFPKLLSEGNKDGFYAATQAIYDFLMDKRGARCEETGVNDKIQEFSETGFSDYNRLCDYLLRLRDSILNSPGHAFIIRVYFDTLKTLVFMRQSRKLEVTLLSRTRYV; from the coding sequence ATGGGTTCTGAGAGTTCAAAGAAAAGGGCACGTTGTTCTATAATCATTCCAGTGTTTAATAAGGTTGATTTAACAAAACAGTGTGTAGATGCATTACTAAAGCACATTTCAGAATCTTTTCTGGAGTTGATAATTGTTGACGATCATTCCAGTGATGGCACAGCAAACTATTTGAAATACCTTTCTAAGCGTTATCCGTTTATAAAAACTCTTAGAAATGAAAGAAATCGTGGTTTTAGCTACACCTGCAATCGAGGAGCAAGTATAGCAAAAGGAGACTATTTAGTTTTTCTAAATAATGACACTATACCGCTTCCAGGATGGCTTGAAGCGTTGGTTGAAGTAGCTGAAAAGGACGAAAAAATTGCAGTAGTGGGGGCTAAACTGCTTTACCCCAATGGAACAATTCAGCATGCAGGGGTTACGTTTCAAAATCTAGTCTTTCCGGTGACACCGATGCATATTTACCATGGAAGCCATTGTAACTTTCCATATGCAAACGTTGAACGAGATTACGACGCTGTAACTGGAGCTTGTATACTTGTTAGAAAAAAGGTTTTTGAAGAAATAGGGAGATTTGATGAAAGTTTTGTAACTGGTTATGAAGATATGGATTTTTGCTTGAAAGTTAGAGAAGCTGGCTACCGTGTGGTTTATACTCCGAAGAGTGTTCTTTATCATTTTGTAAGTTCTTCTCCGGGGCGTTTTGATCACGAGATTTCTAATGTTCGTATTTTTAACAGTCGATGGATAGGAAAGGTCAATTACGCTATTAAAAGAGAACCCAGAGTTTCTATTATTATTGTAAATTACAACGGTTGGAATGATACTTTAGAGGCTCTTTCTTCTTTGTTTATAAAAGAGCGATATGAGCGTTTTAACGTCATAATTGTTGATAATGCTTCAAAAATGGATCGTTCTGAAGAAATAAAGCTATTGTGTAATAAGTTCAGATCTTCCTTCTTTCTAGCCGATGAAGATGTTTCTACGAGAATAGACTTCAACAGGGAAGTCTTTGTTAAGAAGCTTGATACTAATAAAGGCTTTGGCGGTGGCTGTAACGAAGGAATAAAGATGGCACTTTCTTGGGGTGCGGATTATGTATGGCTTCTCAATAATGATACATTAATAGGAGACCTTGCTTTATATTATCTTATTTCTGCCGCTGAACAATCACTTAGTGTTGCGATAGTTGGGTCTAAATTGCATTGTTATCCTGAAATAGAAAAAGTTCAGTTTGATGGTATATCTGTGTCTTATCGTGGCATAAAATCGGATAGCAAAAACCGGGAGCAATTAATGAATGTCGATGCAGTTTGTGGTGCCAGCATGTTAATAAGAGCGGATTTTCTAAGGGTTCATGGTCTTCTTAGAGAAGATTATTTTTTATATTTTGAGGATAACGAGATTTGCCGTCGAGCGCTTTTAAAAGGTCTTTATGTTATGTATAATCCTTTGTCTGTTGTTTATCATAAAGGTGGTGGTTCAATCGGAGAATTTATGGAATCTCCTAACAGCATTTATTATGGAATTAGAAATGCTCTGTTTTTCCACGAGGAGTTTATGAATAACAAAATATCAGAAGTTTTGAATCTGCTAGAAAGTTCTATGTTTCCAAAGCTTTTATCAGAAGGTAATAAGGATGGATTTTATGCTGCCACGCAGGCTATATATGACTTTCTAATGGATAAAAGAGGTGCTAGATGTGAAGAAACTGGTGTAAACGATAAAATCCAGGAATTTTCTGAGACTGGCTTTTCGGATTACAACAGACTGTGCGATTATTTGTTAAGACTTAGAGATTCTATTCTGAACAGTCCGGGACATGCTTTTATTATTAGGGTTTATTTTGACACGTTAAAAACGCTTGTTTTTATGAGGCAAAGTAGAAAACTGGAAGTGACTTTATTATCACGGACAAGATATGTTTAG
- a CDS encoding glycosyltransferase yields the protein MLFMADLSQKNKGSVRDLLYQDSLFQHIWSYLTSLPPDVRNILLASSTGRKYLLEVYNNLMSYAASNRNIMKIANDFLLTAWETDPVDPEIGIKILRSEDSEFNVSNHLKQLIKAVILYWDKPIFDVSDFETLLADYPDLVKYISSFFPPLSLAWWKYLKIYAPFYGAFDWFEKLVRFIPWQYSLHIVQKRILLDIAIIKGDYSLAHQILSSEILLSKATKLAYLGKLAFLQGYQEKTINMWLKSIVVRPWNINLILRTYDVLKGIREEKIYPAGKIVICFYSYNKCNELNKAIGALVESDIRDSKIIVLINGSTDGSFEMVCAWQERLGKDKMEVIFTPVNIGAPAARNWLMHHPIVKSSDWIVYLDDDAIVPKDWLYRFGTAISLYPDAGVYGCKIVDAVSPYVIQCVDNHLQKPPEFKHSSGSEFYCQIVGHYGELDMGDFDYIRPCAQVSGCCHIFNVKTLFECGDFDLRFSPSQHDDLDHNFRSILMKKLPVYTGHLVVKHMNITGKEQNKAQRGSERGNRVKLYFKHMGKPFRDMFHLEMKILWEDLIKKIKFISDYLSQHNHLIERGN from the coding sequence ATGTTATTTATGGCTGACCTGTCGCAAAAAAATAAAGGCTCTGTTCGTGATTTGTTATACCAAGATAGTCTTTTTCAACACATTTGGTCTTATCTGACTAGTTTACCTCCTGATGTTAGAAATATTCTTTTAGCATCTTCAACAGGTAGAAAATATCTCTTAGAGGTATATAACAATCTAATGTCTTATGCCGCTTCAAATCGAAATATAATGAAAATAGCCAACGACTTTTTATTAACAGCCTGGGAGACAGATCCTGTAGATCCAGAAATTGGGATTAAGATTTTACGTAGTGAGGATTCAGAATTTAACGTTTCTAATCACCTGAAACAACTTATAAAAGCAGTGATTTTATACTGGGATAAGCCGATTTTTGATGTGTCAGACTTTGAAACACTATTAGCTGATTATCCAGATCTGGTTAAGTATATCTCTTCATTCTTCCCTCCCTTGTCTCTTGCCTGGTGGAAATATCTTAAAATTTATGCGCCATTTTATGGTGCATTCGATTGGTTTGAAAAATTAGTAAGATTCATCCCGTGGCAATATTCTCTCCATATTGTTCAAAAACGTATTCTTTTAGACATTGCGATAATTAAAGGAGATTACAGTTTAGCACATCAAATTCTTTCCTCAGAAATACTTTTATCAAAAGCTACTAAACTGGCTTATCTTGGTAAGCTAGCTTTTCTTCAGGGTTATCAGGAAAAAACTATCAATATGTGGCTGAAGTCAATTGTGGTTAGACCCTGGAATATAAATCTTATTTTGCGAACATATGACGTCTTAAAAGGAATACGCGAAGAAAAAATTTATCCTGCAGGTAAGATTGTCATTTGTTTTTACTCATACAATAAATGTAATGAATTAAACAAGGCAATAGGCGCTCTTGTAGAAAGCGATATAAGGGATTCTAAAATCATTGTGCTAATTAATGGCAGCACTGATGGATCTTTTGAAATGGTTTGCGCATGGCAGGAAAGACTGGGAAAAGATAAAATGGAAGTCATATTCACTCCTGTAAATATTGGTGCTCCCGCGGCTCGAAACTGGCTTATGCACCATCCGATAGTTAAATCCTCTGACTGGATCGTTTATTTAGATGATGATGCTATTGTTCCAAAGGATTGGCTATACAGATTTGGCACGGCTATTTCTCTGTATCCTGATGCAGGAGTATATGGATGTAAGATAGTGGATGCTGTGTCGCCATATGTGATTCAGTGTGTGGATAATCATCTTCAAAAACCCCCAGAATTCAAACATTCGTCAGGAAGCGAATTCTACTGCCAGATTGTTGGGCATTACGGAGAACTTGACATGGGAGATTTTGACTACATTAGACCCTGTGCTCAAGTTTCAGGTTGTTGCCATATCTTCAATGTAAAGACTCTGTTTGAATGTGGTGATTTTGATTTGCGCTTTTCCCCTTCCCAGCATGATGATCTTGATCACAATTTTAGATCAATTCTTATGAAAAAACTTCCCGTTTATACAGGACATCTGGTCGTTAAACACATGAACATTACCGGAAAAGAGCAAAATAAAGCCCAGCGTGGCAGCGAACGAGGTAATAGAGTAAAACTTTATTTTAAGCATATGGGTAAGCCTTTTAGAGATATGTTTCATCTGGAAATGAAAATCCTATGGGAGGATTTGATAAAAAAGATAAAATTCATTTCTGATTATTTAAGTCAACACAATCATTTAATAGAAAGAGGAAATTAA
- a CDS encoding glycosyltransferase family 2 protein, with the protein MKVSGELQVSDSMNWLKRLYRRQGILNRALALKVIPFLLELLQMCKDSREAKEILSLALSIAKQTLAFNPFDYELFKLILRIDSLYSTSSFQIPWLVKLQSYYRFFDKSLLTSDEKSIDWVYDNKFKLEELNPLLVLKKVMILWEHGDWQTISSVEKKLFSVSYRSLLSPYIAWICFRAGDYEAAERWLSYEKADSFLTFNLKAELSLQRGDLEKAIGYWIRSLEEDPYQLWILYRLYELDQPEPSRNILSNKKIHILLYTYNKLDSLVSTFKSLINSCINDARIIILNNGSTSFSPKQLEETIRNVASGRIVSFVHLPVNIGVPAARNWLWHLPEVQESDYVAFLDDHVLVPEDWLINFVHDLESFPDTVVVGPMVVNPDPLFTPQWAYLYLSQVDGDKIKFTPIVPLPFDVGQYSVRRPCLCIMGCCHLFHRERWKRLNLPDFDIRFSPSQVDDIEHSIQTWKCGGEVLFDGRVKVTHLQVSGRKFIKSKADEGQLVGNHIKMEAKFSDQDLVMIDDRVAKADDRFWKTVLDRAIEFIPNNVFKMLPGHFNGEKI; encoded by the coding sequence ATGAAAGTTTCTGGTGAGCTACAGGTATCAGATTCAATGAATTGGTTGAAGCGACTGTATAGAAGACAGGGAATTTTAAACCGTGCTCTGGCTCTCAAGGTAATCCCGTTTCTTTTAGAATTGCTCCAGATGTGTAAAGACTCCAGGGAAGCGAAAGAGATATTATCATTAGCATTAAGCATAGCTAAGCAAACTTTGGCGTTCAATCCTTTTGATTATGAACTTTTTAAATTGATTTTAAGAATTGATTCCCTTTATTCCACTTCCTCTTTCCAAATCCCCTGGTTGGTCAAGCTACAGAGTTACTATAGATTTTTTGATAAGTCTTTACTAACATCAGATGAAAAATCTATTGACTGGGTTTATGACAACAAGTTTAAGTTGGAGGAGTTAAATCCTCTTTTAGTGTTAAAGAAAGTTATGATACTTTGGGAACACGGTGATTGGCAAACAATTTCGTCTGTGGAAAAAAAACTTTTCAGTGTTTCCTATCGATCTTTGCTGTCGCCCTATATTGCCTGGATATGTTTTCGTGCCGGCGATTATGAAGCCGCTGAGAGATGGTTATCCTATGAAAAAGCAGATTCCTTTCTGACCTTCAACTTAAAAGCTGAGCTCTCTCTGCAGCGAGGAGATTTAGAAAAAGCCATTGGCTACTGGATAAGATCCCTCGAAGAGGATCCATATCAACTGTGGATTCTTTACAGGTTGTATGAGTTAGACCAACCTGAACCCAGCCGAAATATTTTGAGCAATAAGAAGATCCATATTTTGCTGTACACCTATAATAAACTCGATTCCCTTGTCAGCACTTTTAAATCTCTTATAAACTCCTGCATAAACGATGCACGCATTATCATACTAAATAATGGATCAACTTCCTTTTCTCCGAAACAATTGGAAGAAACTATTCGTAACGTCGCCAGTGGAAGAATTGTTTCGTTTGTCCATTTGCCGGTAAATATTGGAGTTCCAGCCGCCAGGAACTGGTTATGGCATCTTCCCGAGGTTCAGGAATCTGACTATGTAGCTTTTCTTGATGATCATGTTTTAGTTCCTGAAGACTGGTTGATAAATTTTGTACACGATTTGGAATCTTTTCCTGATACAGTTGTGGTTGGTCCTATGGTTGTTAATCCAGATCCTTTGTTTACTCCACAGTGGGCTTATCTTTATTTATCTCAAGTCGATGGTGATAAAATTAAATTTACCCCTATCGTGCCTCTACCCTTTGACGTGGGTCAGTACTCGGTGAGAAGACCCTGTCTATGTATCATGGGATGTTGTCATCTATTTCATAGAGAGCGCTGGAAACGGCTAAACCTTCCAGACTTTGATATACGTTTCTCACCATCTCAGGTAGATGATATAGAACATAGTATCCAGACCTGGAAATGCGGTGGAGAAGTTCTTTTCGATGGTAGAGTTAAAGTAACTCATTTACAGGTTTCGGGACGTAAGTTTATAAAGTCAAAGGCTGATGAAGGTCAATTGGTTGGAAATCATATAAAAATGGAAGCAAAGTTCAGCGATCAAGATCTAGTGATGATTGACGATAGAGTAGCCAAAGCTGATGATAGATTTTGGAAAACTGTTTTAGACAGAGCGATTGAGTTTATTCCTAACAATGTTTTTAAAATGCTGCCGGGCCACTTTAACGGAGAGAAGATATAA
- a CDS encoding sulfotransferase domain-containing protein: MFQSEINWSICRSVYAFGSPCDKIFGHMVLLPDGNIFGYSHENERKWALYKDNLVMIGENGNVTSTYKRDDLGNWFGTVKDKKYPLFLVKVLDLGQPVKNHPKHSFYINTIPKSGTYFLEKIFSVIGFKPTRIHIARRDIVDDYRYLSDEEIHISPESVRLIFPVELIFPLLRGEIVVGHSEYEHVIRTARIFDVLTLNIVRNLRDVLMSLYVFKLHKVRSSDYVDDFWKKLPLNKQFESFLVYYALKDIDHIREVAQNILKLRKEIPIVKYEDVVSKKLNEEFCVYLESFGPGLRKMFMEAIDRTLYTKTPTYLGKRLRWQDFWNPHIEDFFRSSGLYDTNKKLGYES; the protein is encoded by the coding sequence ATGTTCCAATCTGAGATTAATTGGAGTATTTGTAGAAGTGTCTATGCTTTTGGTTCACCTTGCGATAAGATTTTTGGTCATATGGTACTATTACCTGATGGCAACATATTCGGGTATTCGCACGAAAACGAAAGAAAATGGGCACTTTATAAAGATAATCTGGTCATGATAGGTGAAAATGGAAATGTAACGTCAACTTATAAGAGAGATGACCTTGGCAATTGGTTTGGTACAGTAAAAGATAAAAAATATCCATTGTTTTTAGTCAAAGTCTTGGATCTGGGACAGCCTGTTAAGAACCACCCTAAGCATTCCTTTTATATAAATACAATTCCTAAATCTGGAACATATTTCTTGGAAAAAATATTTAGCGTTATTGGTTTCAAACCTACAAGGATCCATATAGCTAGACGCGACATAGTTGATGATTATAGATACTTAAGTGATGAAGAAATTCATATATCTCCGGAATCAGTTAGGTTAATTTTCCCAGTTGAACTAATATTTCCTCTGCTTAGAGGAGAGATTGTTGTAGGACATAGCGAGTACGAACATGTTATTAGAACAGCTAGGATCTTTGATGTCTTGACCCTCAATATCGTAAGAAACTTGAGGGATGTTCTTATGTCTTTATATGTTTTTAAATTGCATAAGGTTAGATCTTCGGATTATGTTGATGATTTCTGGAAAAAGCTGCCTTTAAATAAGCAGTTCGAGTCCTTTCTTGTATATTATGCTCTCAAAGATATAGATCATATAAGAGAAGTTGCACAAAATATATTAAAGCTGAGAAAAGAAATTCCGATTGTAAAATATGAAGATGTAGTAAGTAAAAAGCTTAACGAAGAGTTTTGTGTGTATTTAGAAAGTTTTGGTCCAGGTCTTAGAAAAATGTTCATGGAAGCTATTGACAGAACTCTATACACAAAGACACCTACTTATCTAGGGAAAAGATTGAGATGGCAAGATTTTTGGAATCCACATATTGAAGATTTTTTCCGCTCTTCTGGACTTTATGATACCAACAAAAAATTAGGCTATGAGAGTTAG
- a CDS encoding glycosyltransferase translates to MKLSENPTTSFDEFINLSRISDITDRYVILQTIREAISQHVFLLSGILLDIGCGMMPYKDFILKNNPNIKEYIGLEFEEGKYKASKGANLVWDGDTIPLADSSVDCVTAVEIIERCKNPLRILKEIRRVLTPGGVFLFTTSFLWSYHGIPNDYYKYTPFSIKKLLLEAKFEDFQIKPLGGWHAAFAQMMGLWIKRAPLSEETRQQFFKELYPLYLKLLEEARKEHVKPESEHALTPGWIAVAYASYNEKGIDRVTIPPILNTPIKICFFSDVHHDYFQMLTEDYFFYLDPDIKVIRGGTLPMFDQDKKCVLNPSFFDAIKGLPPDKVLSIYTKFLADYLRREQFDVVFAEFGVVGANVYKACEEASIPYVVHFHGSDIYNYDIIKQYEKSYLEIFKGASYLVTASKSVREKLVSLGAPSEKIILNPYGTLVKTHEMANPETAPPIFLAIGKFVEENDLHTTIKAFQKVISAVPEARLIIVGDGPFLENCKKLAGDLGIGDNVIFTGACNRKSVAKFMMNSRALVQCSMSNSDISSEELFMTILEAGSKGLPIIGARHTDITDVVVDGEHGFLVDKDNWQELAEAMILLAGNPRLARIMGNKFKRRVRANHSVGRYVIALKKTLMKAAGKDKIIAVYSSEFMSQSQKQLGEKTTFPVTSKTGKYRILERQLFELTLKKDFKTIVNVAKGEQYRTPLVDYFLGNAYLQLEFPEEALSCWERVIRHGDLSFQFVRRRFEQLKNYPDMVIGKNLLYGDEPKVHILLLTMNRKPLLEKTFECLGKTDYRNYKVFLLDNCSNDGTKEILPGLRNFLPKWIDFTFESLPTNIGCPGGHNWMLTYWDHSEADFIVFIEDDVLDFKPSWLRLFVNTFTLSNNIKMVGSKTLQMNGAIQDAFAIVRGVRNSATVEIFTHRDEPDFGQYDLITNIPDYVIECFTMFRKDIFDKVGLFDISLSPSQLDDVDFGIRARKAGYDIVYNGNISVVHAQLTHEERKKSRAAIASLFGNSLKLANKFSKADFDELIVKRIAREKAFWESDVDPIAYITGK, encoded by the coding sequence ATGAAGCTCAGTGAAAATCCAACGACTTCTTTTGATGAATTTATTAACCTGTCTCGTATCTCTGATATAACTGACCGTTATGTGATTTTACAGACCATTAGAGAGGCTATAAGCCAACATGTGTTTTTATTAAGTGGTATCCTTTTGGACATCGGTTGTGGTATGATGCCGTATAAAGATTTTATACTAAAAAATAACCCCAATATTAAGGAATACATTGGCTTAGAATTCGAGGAAGGAAAGTATAAGGCATCGAAAGGGGCGAACTTAGTCTGGGATGGTGATACTATCCCTCTTGCAGACTCAAGCGTAGATTGTGTTACGGCTGTCGAAATAATAGAACGTTGCAAGAATCCATTAAGAATTCTCAAAGAAATACGGCGAGTGCTTACGCCAGGAGGTGTTTTTCTGTTTACAACGTCTTTTTTGTGGTCTTATCACGGCATTCCCAATGATTATTACAAGTACACTCCTTTCTCTATTAAGAAATTACTTTTGGAAGCAAAGTTTGAAGACTTTCAAATCAAACCTCTTGGAGGATGGCACGCTGCTTTTGCTCAGATGATGGGATTGTGGATTAAGCGAGCCCCTTTATCCGAAGAAACCAGACAGCAATTTTTTAAGGAACTTTATCCCCTTTACTTAAAGCTTTTAGAGGAAGCACGGAAGGAACATGTTAAACCGGAATCTGAACATGCGTTGACACCAGGATGGATAGCCGTAGCTTACGCTTCATACAATGAAAAAGGTATAGACAGAGTTACAATTCCACCAATTCTGAATACACCCATCAAAATATGCTTTTTCAGTGATGTGCATCACGATTATTTTCAAATGCTTACGGAGGATTACTTTTTTTATCTGGATCCAGATATTAAAGTCATTCGTGGTGGGACACTTCCCATGTTTGACCAAGATAAAAAATGCGTTTTAAATCCAAGCTTTTTTGATGCCATAAAGGGACTTCCTCCTGACAAAGTTCTCTCTATTTACACCAAATTTTTGGCTGATTACCTAAGGAGAGAACAATTTGATGTGGTTTTTGCGGAATTTGGTGTAGTAGGAGCTAATGTTTATAAAGCTTGCGAGGAAGCTTCTATCCCTTACGTGGTTCACTTTCATGGTAGCGATATATACAACTACGATATTATAAAACAATATGAAAAATCCTATTTGGAAATATTTAAAGGGGCTTCTTATTTAGTTACGGCATCGAAGAGCGTTAGGGAAAAACTTGTATCTCTTGGAGCGCCTTCAGAAAAAATTATTTTGAATCCCTACGGAACCCTTGTGAAAACTCATGAAATGGCAAATCCTGAAACGGCTCCACCTATATTTTTGGCCATAGGAAAGTTCGTTGAAGAGAACGATCTGCATACTACAATTAAGGCCTTTCAAAAGGTAATCTCAGCCGTGCCAGAAGCTCGATTGATAATAGTGGGAGATGGTCCCTTTTTGGAAAATTGCAAGAAACTTGCTGGAGATTTGGGAATAGGGGACAACGTCATATTTACCGGAGCTTGCAACAGAAAGTCTGTAGCAAAATTTATGATGAATAGCCGTGCTCTCGTGCAATGCTCTATGTCTAATTCTGATATAAGTAGCGAAGAGCTTTTTATGACCATTTTAGAAGCTGGGTCTAAAGGGCTTCCAATTATTGGCGCAAGGCACACAGATATAACAGACGTAGTAGTTGACGGAGAACATGGATTTCTTGTTGATAAAGATAATTGGCAGGAATTGGCAGAAGCTATGATTCTTCTGGCAGGAAATCCTAGGTTAGCAAGGATAATGGGAAATAAGTTCAAACGAAGGGTAAGAGCAAATCATTCAGTAGGGAGATATGTAATTGCGCTTAAAAAGACCTTAATGAAAGCGGCAGGAAAGGATAAAATTATTGCTGTTTATTCTAGTGAATTTATGTCTCAATCTCAAAAACAATTGGGAGAAAAAACTACATTTCCAGTCACTTCAAAAACAGGAAAATATAGAATTTTGGAAAGACAGTTATTTGAACTAACCCTGAAAAAAGACTTTAAAACAATTGTTAATGTTGCTAAAGGCGAGCAATATAGGACGCCTTTAGTAGACTACTTTTTGGGAAATGCCTATTTACAGTTGGAATTTCCTGAAGAAGCGTTAAGTTGTTGGGAAAGAGTGATCAGGCATGGGGATTTATCTTTCCAATTTGTCCGACGAAGGTTTGAGCAGTTGAAAAATTACCCGGATATGGTAATAGGGAAAAATCTCCTCTACGGAGACGAGCCGAAGGTTCATATTTTACTATTGACCATGAACCGTAAGCCCCTTTTAGAGAAAACTTTTGAATGTCTCGGGAAAACAGACTATAGGAACTACAAGGTCTTTCTATTGGATAATTGCAGTAACGATGGAACGAAGGAAATACTTCCTGGTTTGAGGAATTTTCTGCCTAAATGGATAGATTTTACTTTTGAATCTTTACCCACTAATATTGGGTGTCCTGGTGGGCACAACTGGATGTTAACTTATTGGGATCATTCCGAAGCGGACTTCATAGTTTTTATAGAAGACGATGTGCTTGATTTTAAACCTAGTTGGTTGAGACTCTTTGTTAATACCTTTACTTTAAGTAATAATATAAAAATGGTTGGATCAAAAACCTTGCAAATGAACGGTGCTATTCAGGATGCTTTCGCGATTGTACGGGGTGTTCGCAACTCCGCAACAGTTGAAATATTTACTCACAGAGACGAGCCCGATTTTGGTCAGTATGATCTTATTACTAATATTCCGGATTATGTAATAGAATGTTTTACAATGTTTAGAAAAGATATTTTCGATAAGGTGGGACTATTTGATATTAGTTTATCGCCGTCCCAATTGGATGATGTTGATTTTGGAATTCGCGCTAGAAAAGCTGGTTACGATATCGTATATAATGGTAATATATCTGTTGTGCATGCTCAATTAACCCATGAAGAAAGAAAAAAAAGCCGTGCTGCTATTGCAAGTCTTTTTGGAAATTCCCTAAAACTTGCCAATAAATTTAGCAAGGCAGATTTCGATGAGCTAATCGTTAAAAGAATTGCAAGAGAAAAAGCCTTCTGGGAAAGTGATGTTGATCCTATTGCTTATATCACTGGAAAGTAA